From a single Betaproteobacteria bacterium genomic region:
- a CDS encoding OmpA family protein — translation MKNHRYLAMSLIAAAVLAGCSSLPASNSLLDQARSDYSDAQANPQVTSLAAGELRQASDSLDRANHAWSKHEDNSRVDHLAYVAKQQVAIAQATASQKAAEMAVANASVERDRVRLDARTREADAAQRNADYAQRQSEASQRSAEVSQRSAEASQRQSEASQRSAQASQLQSEASQRNADALQRQSDASLRSAEASQRQADAERQAANDAQQNAEVARQQTQGAENRARQLEAQLVALEAKKTNRGMVITLGDVLFDTNQAQLKSGGMRNVQKLADFFKQYPQRKVMIEGFTDSTGSNSLNQALSDNRAGAVRTALLDMGIGTERITSRGYGESYPVAGNDTAAGRQLNRRVEIIVSDEGGVVVPR, via the coding sequence ATGAAAAATCATCGTTATCTCGCCATGTCACTCATCGCAGCCGCAGTGCTGGCAGGCTGCAGTTCTTTACCCGCAAGTAATTCCCTGCTCGACCAGGCGCGCAGCGATTACAGCGATGCGCAGGCCAATCCGCAAGTCACTTCGCTGGCGGCCGGGGAACTCAGGCAGGCGAGCGACTCGCTGGATCGGGCCAATCACGCCTGGAGCAAGCACGAAGACAATTCGCGCGTCGACCACTTGGCCTATGTGGCGAAACAGCAGGTCGCGATTGCGCAGGCGACGGCCAGTCAGAAAGCGGCTGAAATGGCCGTGGCAAACGCCAGCGTGGAGCGCGACCGCGTGCGCCTTGACGCACGGACACGGGAGGCCGATGCCGCGCAGCGCAACGCGGATTATGCGCAGCGCCAGTCGGAAGCGTCCCAGCGGAGTGCCGAAGTGTCACAGCGCAGCGCAGAAGCGTCACAACGCCAGTCGGAAGCATCACAACGTAGCGCGCAGGCCTCTCAACTTCAGTCAGAAGCCTCGCAGCGTAACGCGGACGCCTTGCAACGCCAGTCCGATGCGTCGCTGCGTAGCGCGGAAGCCTCACAGCGCCAGGCTGATGCAGAGAGACAGGCAGCGAACGATGCCCAACAGAATGCCGAGGTGGCCCGCCAGCAAACCCAGGGCGCCGAAAACCGTGCGCGCCAGTTGGAAGCGCAACTCGTGGCACTGGAGGCAAAGAAAACCAATCGCGGCATGGTCATCACGCTCGGCGATGTGCTGTTCGACACCAATCAGGCACAACTCAAATCCGGCGGCATGCGCAACGTGCAGAAGCTTGCCGATTTTTTCAAACAATATCCGCAGCGCAAAGTCATGATCGAGGGCTTCACCGACAGCACTGGCAGCAATAGCCTTAACCAGGCGCTCTCGGACAATCGGGCGGGTGCCGTGCGCACCGCCCTGCTGGATATGGGCATTGGCACGGAACGCATTACGTCGCGCGGATACGGCGAATCCTATCCGGTCGCGGGTAACGATACCGCGGCGGGCCGGCAGTTGAACCGGCGCGTGGAGATCATCGTCTCCGACGAAGGCGGAGTTGTCGTTCCGCGCTGA
- a CDS encoding DUF4398 domain-containing protein, whose product MNKLSRYQWSRMLGAMGCAAVIVAGCASVPPPTEQMAVSKSAIANAVSAGGNEYASVEMRSAQDKMDRAKRAMDKEEYESARRLAEEAQADARLAEKLAHSAKARQAANVTREDSRVLREEINRKNN is encoded by the coding sequence ATGAACAAATTATCCCGTTACCAGTGGTCCCGGATGCTCGGCGCGATGGGTTGTGCCGCCGTTATTGTTGCCGGCTGCGCGAGCGTTCCGCCGCCGACGGAACAAATGGCGGTCTCAAAGTCCGCCATTGCCAATGCGGTCAGTGCCGGCGGCAACGAGTATGCGTCCGTCGAGATGCGTAGCGCGCAGGACAAGATGGACCGCGCCAAGCGCGCCATGGACAAGGAAGAGTACGAGAGTGCGCGCCGGCTGGCCGAAGAGGCGCAGGCCGATGCGAGGCTCGCCGAGAAGCTTGCGCATTCCGCCAAGGCCCGGCAAGCGGCAAACGTCACCCGGGAAGACAGTCGCGTATTGCGCGAAGAGATCAACCGCAAGAACAATTGA
- a CDS encoding glycosyltransferase family 2 protein yields MRDLARLSDWAIAIFAVGGIALVPGFMNAFLISSLLMDRRPARSRLAKYPGVTILVAAYNEAGSIADTIHSIERQHYPGLFEVIVIDDGSADATAEAVATLKFPWLTLLRQGKNGGKSAALNRGLAASRYELVVTLDADSYLYADALTNLVERYTADPASTRAVAGAMLVRNSRTNWVTRMQEWDYFHGIAATKRVQSLYQGTLVAQGAFSIYDRQTLRDIGGWEDCIGEDIVLTWAILEAGWRVGHAEDALCFTNAPDGLRQFLRQRQRWSRGMIEAFRRHPRILFVPRLSTAFIWWNLFFPWLDLAFTLCFIPGIVIAIFGIYWIAGPMTLILLPLSLLMNGVMYRVGARMFNAEGLQVRYNPMGFALYALGYSLILQPACVVGYMSELFGLRKTWGTK; encoded by the coding sequence ATGCGCGATCTGGCCAGATTGAGCGATTGGGCGATCGCGATATTTGCGGTCGGTGGCATCGCGCTCGTGCCCGGTTTCATGAACGCCTTCCTTATCTCCAGCCTGCTGATGGACCGGCGACCAGCACGTAGTCGGTTGGCGAAGTATCCGGGAGTCACGATCCTTGTCGCCGCATACAACGAAGCGGGATCAATTGCGGACACGATCCATTCGATCGAACGCCAGCATTATCCCGGCCTTTTCGAAGTGATTGTCATCGACGATGGCTCGGCTGACGCGACCGCAGAAGCGGTTGCCACGCTGAAGTTTCCATGGCTCACGCTATTGCGCCAGGGGAAGAATGGCGGCAAGTCGGCGGCGCTCAATCGCGGTCTCGCCGCCTCCCGATACGAACTGGTGGTCACACTGGACGCGGATTCATATCTGTATGCCGATGCGCTGACGAACCTCGTGGAGCGCTACACCGCCGATCCCGCGAGTACGCGCGCCGTCGCCGGCGCGATGCTGGTTCGCAACTCGCGAACGAACTGGGTGACGCGAATGCAGGAATGGGACTATTTCCATGGCATCGCCGCGACCAAGCGCGTGCAGTCGCTTTATCAGGGCACGCTGGTCGCGCAAGGCGCATTCTCGATCTACGATCGGCAGACCTTGCGTGACATAGGCGGCTGGGAGGACTGTATAGGCGAGGATATCGTGCTTACCTGGGCAATTCTTGAGGCCGGATGGCGCGTCGGACACGCGGAAGATGCCCTTTGCTTTACCAATGCGCCTGATGGACTGCGGCAGTTTCTGCGCCAACGGCAGCGATGGTCGCGAGGAATGATCGAGGCGTTTCGTCGCCATCCGCGCATCCTGTTTGTGCCGCGGCTGTCGACCGCGTTCATCTGGTGGAACCTGTTTTTCCCGTGGCTCGATCTGGCCTTCACGCTCTGCTTCATCCCCGGCATCGTTATCGCAATTTTCGGCATCTACTGGATTGCCGGCCCGATGACGCTGATCCTGTTGCCGCTCTCATTGTTGATGAACGGCGTCATGTATCGTGTCGGCGCGCGGATGTTCAATGCGGAAGGGTTGCAAGTTCGCTACAACCCGATGGGATTCGCGCTGTATGCGCTTGGCTACAGCCTGATCCTGCAACCCGCCTGCGTCGTCGGCTATATGTCCGAGCTGTTCGGGCTGCGCAAGACGTGGGGTACGAAATGA